One window from the genome of Dermacentor silvarum isolate Dsil-2018 chromosome 7, BIME_Dsil_1.4, whole genome shotgun sequence encodes:
- the LOC119458203 gene encoding uncharacterized protein LOC119458203, with protein MSTTTSGVMALVLLLVSSIGISHAQLKPECKIEQLRECGSDYVPFVTRTYLHEGGEKFKEACELDSKQIACTLKFVEECLEGLPRVAGQLAIKAMEESYEATCTEGTDQHKLYNNAVKCLNSAGTKLHKCMGSLSDTLQRATGKAPPKEVIHYSCCAYHDSLDCVEDAVSACDTDAGKEFMTGSMESIFGETLSLVCGQYSRGSAACKQLPALPELAPDETKINNVIELAVRVASSLGKN; from the exons ATGTCGACGACGACGAGCGGCGTGATGGCTCTGGTGCTCCTCCTGGTTTCCTCGATCG GTATCTCTCATGCACAGTTGAAACCTGAATGCAAGATTGAACAACTTCGCGAATGTGGATCGGACTACGTACCTTTCGTGACACGCACGTACCTCCACGAGGGAGGAGAAAAGTTCAAGGAGGCCTGCGA GCTAGACAGCAAGCAGATCGCTTGCACGCTCAAGTTCGTCGAGGAATGCCTGGAGGGTCTGCCTCGGGTCGCCGGCCAGCTGGCTATCAAGGCAATGGAGGAGAGCTATGAGGCTACTTGCACCGAAGGCACCGACCAGCACAAAC TGTACAACAACGCCGTCAAGTGCCTGAACTCAGCCGGCACGAAGCTGCACAAGTGCATGGGGTCACTCAGTGATACGCTGCAGCGGGCCACGGGCAAGGCACCCCCGAAGGAGGTCATTCACTACTCCTGCTG TGCGTACCACGACTCACTGGACTGCGTGGAAGACGCCGTGTCCGCCTGCGACACGGACGCCGGCAAGGAGTTCATGACGGGCAGCATGGAGAGCATCTTCGGCGAGACCCTCAGTCTGGTGTGCGGCCAGTACTCTCGCGGATCGGCGGCCTGCAAGCAGCTGCCGGCGCTGCCCGAACTCGCTCCCGACGAGACCAAGATCAACAACGTCATCGAGCTGGCCGTCAGAGTGGCCAGTTCGCTGGGGAAGAACTAG